In Macrobrachium nipponense isolate FS-2020 chromosome 36, ASM1510439v2, whole genome shotgun sequence, a genomic segment contains:
- the LOC135203605 gene encoding uncharacterized protein LOC135203605, giving the protein MSVIIRLQNLPWSANALDIREFFKGLSIPEGGVHIVGGELGDAFIAFSTDEDARLAMRMSGASLKGIQVTLLLSSRTEMQKVIEAARQQAMALQGYHVPPVIPSQPQSASASPVNQPPVQPVPQPPQPQMQPPLQPPPQVVPAPTQPLVPPPQMPLPTHSPYQMHGLTNNSDGHQPLPPMPPHMPLTPPVTMQQSMQSVSMMGNSQESPYNNIGNHENNDLQVVMPKDDKKDDKKPSSSSSSAPKRDSKSRDSRDSRRRRTRSRSRSRSRSRDRDRDRHRRHRSRSRSRSRDRGSRSYRRSRSRDRDRFRDKTRDRDRGRDRDRDRERGSRVGRDRSDRSSQDSNKTSPGNDLQSKDVEVIGGSGGIPGLGDIPSISMRGPLPSSLAEPIRNSPIQTPPGPVPPPVPSAYGANPPFNNSASPFPQQMPFSNINASPSNIPAPNTIDTPTDMELIAEDDGSLDQEASNEVQNNSPAPESMAPKPPVDFVGAPLGGPLGGPVDGPMRGPGEFPARYGAMPGEAPMPPQFNNRGPMPMRPEGCGYDGQPGHFPSQVESGNGPNPLQNFDPRTRPELAQRNWDPRDGSPNDPARFRGERDMRGFRGEKEVMNRGPATDRDPRENNEMRDMREENDGRGNWDPRSRMGRMEDFGPGWEGSNRQEGLKEASWNGRGRPGNFPSRNERDGFGNRNEQESWHTQDNWVGRDGHGRDQERYGDDGEYDENYGSRGYRGRGGRGWDRGRGWERGRGGRGGFRHGEYMDGHHDDGYGSQRGPGSFRGRGQSRWGGQYIDETCSVELHNVPLNASYRAIREIFQNIFVPSSSIKIIGDNHGNRTDVAYIRFSQPRDATRALKFSGSYIFDNRIEISLLSEAKYDSEVDVKSGGSSRNFPNESPCVYVTGVPMGCTEHNVAQVFEKFKIEDIVIERLRGTRTPSGGCFVRLISYDEAQRSIAELANASIDGSPLLIELCPPSAMAPAVKDRDMIGQEVKKKDGPQDQSDEAPVVKQSIPGDLLTDSVVIKRVPKDVTEANIRDFFSDEGLVPERMHFCEPGTNGVREVYVMFPLIEDAKQALGKNEQQIGKMKVLVELIAKPIVMNAMGLAFDPLELIKKGQKAGIGANVKEKPSISLVSIPPEDNDSMLDEGQDQMMKQDNYMEGAMMNMPHPNSYEEHQPFRGRMGGPYASGRGFMPRGEMRGMHRMMGMPGRGGMGEFGPRMRGALLRPPAGTSEDNFGTAVPPEHFGKPGCVVALGNLPYRCTTDDILDFLHEFPALRPEHIIRRYNEFNQPTADARVAFATPQEAQRVVQTHHRRPMDNRPIFVSLVQK; this is encoded by the exons ATGAGTGTCATTATAAGACTGCAGAACCTTCCATGGTCTGCTAATGCCCTGGACATCAGAGAGTTCTTCAAAGGACTCTCTATTCCAGAAGGTGGCGTTCACATTGTCGGTGGGGAACTCGGCGATGCTTTCATCGCATTCAG TACTGATGAGGATGCAAGGTTGGCCATGAGGATGTCAGGTGCCAGCCTTAAAGGAATCCAGGTTACTTTGTTGCTGTCATCGCGCACCGAGATGCAAAAGGTTATTGAAGCTGCTCGACAACAAGCTATGGCTCTCCAAGGTTACCATGTTCCTCCTGTCATCCCTTCACAGCCCCAGTCAGCCAGTGCTTCACCTGTCAATCAACCACCAGTACAGCCAGTACCTCAACCTCCACAGCCTCAAATGCAGCCTCCTCTGCAGCCTCCTCCGCAGGTTGTACCAGCACCAACACAACCTTTGGTTCCTCCACCCCAGATGCCACTGCCAACCCATTCACCTTACCAAATGCATGGCCTTACAAATAATTCTGATGGTCATCAGCCACTTCCTCCTATGCCCCCTCATATGCCACTTACCCCTCCTGTCACAATGCAGCAGTCCATGCAGTCTGTGTCTATGATGGGTAATTCACAGGAATCTCCTTACAATAATATTGGCAATCATGAGAACAATGACCTCCAAGTTGTTATGCCTAAAGATGATAAGAAAGATGATAAGAAACCATCCTCCAGTTCATCTTCCGCACCAAAGCGAGATAGTAAGAGTCGTGACAGTCGTGACAGTCGTCGCCGAAGAACTAGATCCAGATCCAGATCACGGTCAAGATCACGTGATCGAGACAGAGATCGCCATCGCCGCCACAGAAGTCGATCGAGGTCACGTAGTCGCGATCGTGGCAGCCGTAGCTAtcgcagaagcagaagcagggaTCGTGATCGTTTTAGGGATAAGACTAGGGATCGTGATCGTGGAAGGGATCGTGACCGTGACAGGGAGCGTGGTAGTAGGGTTGGCCGTGATCGTTCTGACCGCTCCAGTCAAGATAGCAATAAAACTTCTCCAGGAAATGACTTGCAAAGTAAAGATGTAGAAGTTATAGGAGGGTCAGGGGGAATACCAGGACTTGGAGATATTCCGAGTATTAGCATGAGGGGACCTTTGCCCAGTAGCCTTGCTGAGCCAATTAGAAATTCACCCATACAGACTCCACCTGGCCCTGTTCCTCCTCCAGTTCCATCTGCTTATGGTGCAAATCCACCTTTTAACAACAGTGCATCACCTTTCCCTCAACAGATGCCATTTAGTAACATAAATGCTTCTCCTTCAAATATCCCAGCTCCTAATACAATTGATACTCCTACTGATATGGAGTTAATTGCTGAAGATGATGGATCCCTTGACCAAGAAGCATCAAATGAAGTACAAAATAACTCTCCTGCTCCTGAGTCAATGGCTCCAAAGCCCCCAGTTGACTTTGTAGGTGCTCCATTAGGTGGCCCATTGGGAGGACCAGTGGATGGCCCCATGAGAGGTCCTGGTGAATTTCCTGCAAGGTATGGTGCTATGCCTGGAGAGGCTCCTATGCCTCCTCAGTTTAATAATAGAGGACCAATGCCAATGAGACCTGAGGGTTGTGGGTATGATGGGCAGCCAGGTCATTTTCCTTCACAGGTAGAGAGCGGAAATGGGCCTAATCCTCTTCAGAATTTTGATCCGAGAACTCGCCCAGAGCTTGCACAGAGGAATTGGGACCCCAGAGATGGGAGTCCAAATGATCCAGCTAGATTCAGAGGGGAAAGGGACATGAGAGGATTCAGAGGTGAGAAGGAAGTGATGAACAGAGGTCCAGCGACAGATAGAGATCCTAGAGAAAATAATGAGATGCGTGACATGAGGGAAGAAAACGATGGACGTGGAAACTGGGATCCAAGAAGTAGGATGGGCCGTATGGAAGATTTTGGGCCAGGATGGGAAGGTTCAAATAGGCAGGAAGGTTTGAAGGAGGCCTCATGGAATGGGAGAGGTCGACCAGGAAATTTCCCTTCGAGGAATGAACGTGATGGCTTTGGGAATAGGAATGAACAGGAATCCTGGCACACCCAAGACAACTGGGTTGGCCGGGATGGTCATGGAAGGGATCAGGAAAGATATGGAGACGATGGAGAATATGATGAAAACTATGGCTCCAGGGGATACCGAGGAAGAGGAGGCCGTGGTTGGGACAGGGGTCGGGGATGGGAACGAGGTCGAGGAGGCCGTGGTGGATTCAGGCATGGAGAATACATGGATGGACACCATGATGATGGTTATGGATCACAGCGTGGACCAGGCAGTTTCCGTGGACGCGGTCAGTCACGTTGGGGAGGACAGTATATCGACGAAACTTGTAGTGTGGAATTGCACAATGTTCCTTTGAATGCCTCGTATCGTGCTATTCGTGAAATATTTCAGAACATTTTTGTACCCAGCAGCAGCATCAAGATAATAGGTGATAATCATGGTAACCGTACAGATGTTGCATACATTAGATTTTCTCAGCCTCGAGATGCCACTAGAGCATTAAAATTTTCTGGAAGTTATATATTTGATAACAGGATAGAGATTTCACTTTTGAGTGAGGCAAAGTATGACTCTGAAGTAGATGTAAAGTCAGGTGGGTCTTCAAGAAATTTCCCAAATGAAAGTCCTTGTGTTTACGTCACTGGCGTGCCAATGGGTTGTACAGAGCATAATGTTGCTCAAGTATTTGAAAAATTTAAGATTGAGGATATTGTCATCGAGAGGTTAAGAGGTACCAGAACACCCTCAGGTGGTTGTTTTGTGCGACTCATTTCTTATGATGAGGCTCAAAGATCTATTGCTGAACTAGCGAATGCCTCTATTGATGGCAGTCCTCTGCTTATTGAACTATGCCCTCCTAGTGCTATGGCTCCCGCTGTAAAAGATAGAGATATGATAGGTCAAGAAGTCAAGAAAAAGGATGGTCCTCAAGATCAGTCAGATGAAGCACCTGTTGTGAAGCAGTCAATTCCAGGTGACTTATTGACTGACTCTGTTGTCATAAAGAGAGTTCCTAAAGATGTTACAGAGGCAAATATTAGAGACTTCTTCAGTGATGAAGGACTTGTACCTGAACGAATGCATTTCTGTGAGCCTGGCACTAAtggagtgagagaggtgtatgtAATGTTCCCTCTAATTGAGGATGCAAAACAAGCTCTTGGTAAGAATGAACAGCAGATTGGAAAGATGAAAGTGTTGGTCGAGTTGATAGCTAAACCTATCGTTATGAACGCCATGGGTCTGGCTTTTGATCCTCTTGAACTTATCAAAAAAGGTCAGAAGGCTGGAATAGGTGCCAATGTCAAAGAGAAACCCAGCATAAGCCTAGTCAGTATTCCTCCAGAAGATAATGATAGTATGCTTGATGAAGGCCAGGATCAAATGATGAAGCAAGATAATTATATGGAGGGGGCAATGATGAACATGCCTCACCCAAATTCTTATGAGGAACACCAACCTTTCAGAGGAAGAATGGGTGGGCCATATGCATCAGGAAGGGGATTTATGCCTCGTggtgaaatgagaggaatgcacAGAATGATGGGGATGCCAGGTCGCGGAGGTATGGGAGAGTTTGGTCCTAGAATGAGAGGGGCATTGCTGAGGCCTCCTGCAGGTACTTCAGAGGATAACTTTGGTACAGCTGTACCCCCTGAACATTTTGGAAAGCCTGGCTGCGTAGTAGCACTTGGAAACTTACCCTATCGTTGCACAACAGATGACATTCTGGACTTTTTACATGAATTTCCAGCATTGCGTCCAGAGCACATCATCAGAAGGTACAATGAATTCAATCAACCCACAGCTGATGCTCGTGTAGCTTTTGCCACACCCCAAGAGGCCCAAAGAGTAGTACAGACTCATCACAGACGGCCAATGGATAATAGACCTATATTTGTTTCTCTTGTACAGAAGTAG